The region CGCATCACCGCCGCCCTGGGCCAGGGCACGATTGGCCTGGGCGATGGTTTCAGTCGCCGGCGCCACGTACTCGCCAATCAGCAAGCCGGCCAGCATCAGCACCAGCATCGGCTTCATGACAGCCCACACAATACGACCGATGGACACGCCCGCCGCACGCATGATGGTCAGCTCGCTGTTGCTTGCCAGCGTACCGAGGCCTATCAGACAGCCAATCAATGCTGCCATCGGCAACATTTCATACATGCGCCGTGGAGCGGTCAGCAATACAAAGCTGAACACGTCCATCACGGTATAACTGTCGCTGATGCTGCTCATCTCGTCGATGAAGGCAAACAACGTCGCCAGCCCAAGAATAATCCCCAGTACCGCCAGGATCGCCAACAACACGCTGCTACCAATGTAGCGATCGAGCTTACCCACGAGCCATCTCCTTCACGCTACGGCGGCTGGCCAGCTTCAAGCGCAGCGGCTCCCAGTACAACAATCCCAGACCGATAAGCAGGAACAGGGCATGCACCCACCACAAGCCCAGCGCAGGCGAAAGCTTGCCCTTCTCAAGCGCACCGCGGGCAGAAATCAAGATGGTCAGGTAACCCATATAAAGCAGAATGGCCGGTAACAACTTGAGGAAGCGCCCCTGGCGCGGGTTGACCCGGGACAGCGGTACGGCGATCAAGGTCACGATAAATACCAGCAGCGGCAAGGAGATCCGCCATTGCAGCTCGGCTACTGCGCGTGGCGCAGGGTTGCCGATCAGGTCCAGTGTCGGGATCGCATCGCGGTCCGTGACTTCGTCGCTGACATCCGGCTTGGGTAGCAAGACACCGTAGGTTTCGTACTGGATGGCGCGATAGTTGGCCTGGCCCGGATTACCGTCATAGCGGTAGCCGTTGTCCAGAATCAACCAGCGGCTGCCGTCCGGGCGAACTTCCTGACGGCCCTTCTCGGCCACCAGCACTGAAATACCGCGATCCTTGGCATCCTGGGCCAGGCGCTTTTCAGAAATGAACACCCCGCCCAGGTTGGTCCGGTCGTTGGTCAGCTCTTCGGTGTAAGTCACCCGCGAACCATCGCTCAAGGCCTGAAAGCGACCCGGCACCAGAGTGTCGAACTCGGTCAGTGCATCCTGCTTGTTGAGCAACAGCTGAAACTGATTGGCGCCCTGCGGTGCCAGGCTCAGGCTTAGCCAGGCCACGAGCAACGCCACAAACGTCGCTGGCACCATGGTCATGCCCAGCAAGCGCTGCTGGCTCATCCCCGTGGCCGACAGCACGGTCATCTCACTTTCGAGATACAAACGCCCGTAAGCCAGAAGAATGCCCAGAAACAGCCCCAGCGGCAGGATGAGCTGCAGGAAGCCAGGCAGGCGAAAGCCCATGATCAGGAACAGCGAGCCTGGATCCAGGGCGCCCGAAGCAGCCTGGGCCAGGTATTTGATAAAGCGACCGCTCATGATGATGACCAGCAGCACAGCGCTGACAGCGCTCAATGTAAGCAGGACTTCGCGGGACAGATAACGGAAGACGATCAAACCAGACACTCCAGGGTCGTCAGGCTAAGGCGGCCAAACAAGCAACGTAACGAGTCGGTTCAGGCTCATGGTGATGAGCTGAGCCGTTTGAAAAGATGGGGCATTATCCTGCGAATGGCCGCGCCTGTCACTGCGCTTGCTCACCCGGCTTTTTTAAGCAGCAGTCCAGGGTTGTCAGCCTTGGTCGACGGGGTTCAAACTGCCCGCCTTGACGCTCACCTGGATTACAGGTGAAGCGCTTCATCTCTTCAAGCAGGCAAACACCTTGTTTGTCCGCACATTGACCATTTGATTCAGGGACCCGGACATGGAACTGGTTGTAAAAAGCGTTAGCCCAGAAACGTTGAAAACGGCCACTCTGGTGGTCGCCATCGGTGAAGACCTAAAACTCGGGCACACCGCCAAAACCATCGACGAACTCAGCGGCGGCGCACTCAGCGCTGTACTCAAACGCGGCGACCTGACCGGCAAGACCGGTCAAACCCTGCTGCTGCACAGCCTGCCAAACCTCAAGGCTGAACGCGTGCTGCTGCTCGGCACCGGTAAAGATGCCGAACTGGGCGACCGTCCGTTCCGCAAAATCATCAGCGCAGCCCTGGGTGTCATTAAAGGCCTAGGCGGTGCTGACGCCGTGTTTGCCCTCGACGAAGTCGTGGTCAAGGGGCGCGACAGCTACGGCAAGAGCCGCCTGCTGGCAGAGACCCTGATCGACGGTGAATACACGTTCGACCGTTTCAAGAGCCAAAAAGCCGAACCCCGCGCCCTGAAAAAAATCACCCTGCTGACCATCAAGCCTGCACAGGCCGAGGTTCAGCGCGCAGTGACCCACGCCCAGGCAATTGCCGCAGGCATGGCCTTCACCCGCGACCTGGGCAATCTGCCACCCAACATCTGCCACCCAAGCTTCCTGGCCGAGCAAGCCAAGGACATGGGCAAGGAATACAAAGGCCTGAAAGTCGAGATTCTTGACGAGAAGAAGATCAAGGATCTGGGCATGGGCGCTTTCTACGCCGTGGGCCAGGGCAGCGACCAGCCACCACGCCTTATCGTAATGAACTACTCGGGCGGCAAGAAATCCGAGAAGCCTTTCGTCCTAGTCGGTAAGGGCATCACTTTCGACACCGGCGGCATCAGCCTGAAACCAGGCGCCGGCATGGATGAAATGAAGTACGACATGGGCGGTGCTGCCAGCGTGTTCGGCACATTGCGCGCCGTGCTTGAGCTGAAACTGCCGATCAATCTGGTCTGTATTCTTGCCTGCGCCGAAAACATGCCGAGCGGTGGCGCTGCACGCCCTGGCGATATCGTGACCACCATGAGCGGCCAGACCGTGGAAATCCTCAACACCGACGCCGAAGGCCGCCTGGTGCTGTGCGATGCACTGACTTACGCCGAGCGCTTCAAGCCTCAGGCCGTGATCGACATCGCCACCCTGACCGGTGCCTGCATGGTCGCCCTGGGCGCTCACACCTCGGGCCTGATGGGCAACAACGACGACCTGATCGAACAATTGCTGGAAGCGGGCAAGCAAGCTGACGACCGCGCCTGGCAGTTGCCACTGTTCGACGAGTACCAGGAGCAACTGGACAGCCCGTTTGCCGACATGGGCAACATCGGCGGCCCTAAAGCAGGCGCCATCACCGCCGGCTGCTTCCTGTCGCGCTTTGCCAAGGCCTATCACTGGGCTCACCTGGACATCGCCGGTACCGCCTGGGTCAGCGGCGGCAAGGACAAAGGCGCCAGTGGCCGCCCCGTGCCGCTGTTGACTCAATACCTGCTGGATCGCGCCAACGCTTGAAGCTGACAATCGAAGGCTGCGCCGCCTGCCGGTGGCGCAGTCT is a window of Pseudomonas taetrolens DNA encoding:
- the lptF gene encoding LPS export ABC transporter permease LptF, with the translated sequence MIVFRYLSREVLLTLSAVSAVLLVIIMSGRFIKYLAQAASGALDPGSLFLIMGFRLPGFLQLILPLGLFLGILLAYGRLYLESEMTVLSATGMSQQRLLGMTMVPATFVALLVAWLSLSLAPQGANQFQLLLNKQDALTEFDTLVPGRFQALSDGSRVTYTEELTNDRTNLGGVFISEKRLAQDAKDRGISVLVAEKGRQEVRPDGSRWLILDNGYRYDGNPGQANYRAIQYETYGVLLPKPDVSDEVTDRDAIPTLDLIGNPAPRAVAELQWRISLPLLVFIVTLIAVPLSRVNPRQGRFLKLLPAILLYMGYLTILISARGALEKGKLSPALGLWWVHALFLLIGLGLLYWEPLRLKLASRRSVKEMARG
- a CDS encoding leucyl aminopeptidase; this encodes MELVVKSVSPETLKTATLVVAIGEDLKLGHTAKTIDELSGGALSAVLKRGDLTGKTGQTLLLHSLPNLKAERVLLLGTGKDAELGDRPFRKIISAALGVIKGLGGADAVFALDEVVVKGRDSYGKSRLLAETLIDGEYTFDRFKSQKAEPRALKKITLLTIKPAQAEVQRAVTHAQAIAAGMAFTRDLGNLPPNICHPSFLAEQAKDMGKEYKGLKVEILDEKKIKDLGMGAFYAVGQGSDQPPRLIVMNYSGGKKSEKPFVLVGKGITFDTGGISLKPGAGMDEMKYDMGGAASVFGTLRAVLELKLPINLVCILACAENMPSGGAARPGDIVTTMSGQTVEILNTDAEGRLVLCDALTYAERFKPQAVIDIATLTGACMVALGAHTSGLMGNNDDLIEQLLEAGKQADDRAWQLPLFDEYQEQLDSPFADMGNIGGPKAGAITAGCFLSRFAKAYHWAHLDIAGTAWVSGGKDKGASGRPVPLLTQYLLDRANA